A single region of the Brassica rapa cultivar Chiifu-401-42 chromosome A03, CAAS_Brap_v3.01, whole genome shotgun sequence genome encodes:
- the LOC103860362 gene encoding phosphopantothenoylcysteine decarboxylase subunit VHS3 — protein MEVVAARSMETQTWACSVTETLLILVGRNLACLLLAAETLLIGLIAEDQRLSVKEGYKKGRPDEENKDGSDSDDNDDDDDDEDADDDDEDEDDANDENFSGDEGGEEADPEDDPVTNGGAGSDDDDDDDGDESDSDDDDEDDDEEEDDEEEEDDEDVRQPPAKKRK, from the exons ATGGAAGTGGTTGCCGCTAGGTCGATGGAGACGCAGACATGGGCTTGTTCTGTCACAGAGACGCTTCTCATCCTCGTCGGAAGGAACCTGGCTTGTCTGCTCCTTGCG GCGGAAACGTTGCTGATTGGGTTGATTGCTGAAGATCAGAG GCTTTCTGTGAAGGAGGGTTACAAAAAAGGACGTCCTGATGAGGAAAACAAAGATGGTAGCGACTCTGATGATAACGATGACGACGACGATGATGAAGAcgctgatgatgatgacgaagatgaagatgatgctAACGATGAAAACTTCTCTGGGGATGAAGGGGGAGAGGAAGCTGATCCAGAGGATGACCCAGTGACGAATGGTGGAGCAGGAAgcgatgatgatgacgatgatgatggtgatgagagtgatagtgatgatgatgatgaggatgatgacgaggaagaagatgatgaggaggaggaagatgacGAAGATGTTCGCCAGCCACCTGCTAAGAAGAGGAAATGA
- the LOC103860357 gene encoding putative F-box protein At3g58950, whose translation MPVILRKCPHLDTLVFQGLTEYWKDKCRDACDCVSQEDKSRLLMKKIQIKGFRGTTVEMGVLAHFLKYFPCLKEIEIYAEENCTSDIFEHIVKLVNLYNESYRLVVHFLVLDSSYGK comes from the exons ATGCCGGTTATCCTAAGGAAATGTCCACATTTAGACACTCTAGTCTTTCAG GGTCTCACAGAGTATTGGAAAGACAAATGCCGGGATGCATGTGACTGCGTTTCTCAGGAGGACAAAAGTCGTTTGCTCATGAAAAAGATACAGATCAAAGGGTTTAGAGGAACAACGGTAGAGATGGGAGTGTTAGCGCATTTTTTGAAGTATTTCCCGTGTTTGAAGGAGATTGAGATATATGCCGAAGAGAATTGTACTAGTGATATTTTTGAACACATTGTGAAGTTAGTGAATCTCTACAACGAGAGTTATCGACTTGTGGTTCACTTCCTGGTGTTGGATTCATCCTATGGGAAGTAA
- the LOC103860363 gene encoding uncharacterized protein LOC103860363, with protein MLCSRSNRVFLLICILSSLLLVAAGISIAEEEEWGRTSVEGRFMAEESGENSSLVLAAKRTKRKDPTENFKLYTGGWNISNSHYIFSVAYTALPFAVIAGVWFVFFGLSLSLICFCYCCCARQPYGYSRIAYALSLILLISFTIAAIVGCVFLYTGQGKFHASTTDTLDYVVRQANFTSENLRNVSDYLNAAEKVDVQSLVLPGDVLTKINDIQRKINSSATTLSVKTMENQDKIQSVLNNMRLALILIAAVMLFLAFIGFLLSIFGLQCLVYTLVILGWILVTGTFILCGVFLILHNVVGDTCVAMDQWVQHPTAHTALDDILPCVDNATARETLTQTKLVTYQLVNLLDSAINTMTNRNFPPQARPFYYNQSGPLMPLLCNPFNADLSDHQCQPGEVHLSNATEVWKNYTCQIITVGTCSTQGRMTPKLYTQMAAAVNVSYGLYKYGPFLADLRGCNFVRSTFTDIERDHCPGLKRYTRWIYVGLMLVSTAVMLSLVFWVIYARERRHRVYTKDYIATHSEAPRDKGPE; from the exons ATGTTGTGTTCCAGATCTAACAGAGTGTTCTTACTTATTTGTATTCTTTCTTCACTTCTTCTTGTCGCCGCAGGAATATCGATTGCTG AAGAAGAGGAATGGGGTAGAACAAGTGTAGAAGGAAGGTTTATGGCAGAGGAAAGTGGAGAAAACTCATCTTTGGTTTTGGCTGCAAAGAGAACCAAAAGAAAAGATCCTACTGAAAATTTCAAGCTTTACACTGGTGGCTGGAACATAAGCAATTcccattatattttt TCTGTTGCTTATACGGCGCTGCCTTTTGCAGTTATAGCAGGAGTCTGGTTTGTCTTCTTTGGGCTATCCTTGTCTCTCATTTGCTTTTGCTACTGCTGCTGTGCCCGTCAACCTTACGGCTATTCCCGGATTGCTTATGCTCTCTCCCTTATCCTCCTCATATCCTTCACAATCGCAGCAAT TGTGGGATGTGTTTTCCTTTACACGGGCCAAGGAAAGTTTCACGCCAGCACGACAGATACTTTGGACTATGTGGTGAGACAAGCGAATTTCACGTCGGAAAACCTCAGGAACGTGTCAGATTATCTCAACGCAGCGGAGAAGGTGGATGTGCAATCCTTGGTTCTTCCTGGGGATGTTCTAACGAAAATTAACGATATACAGAGAAAGATCAACTCCTCTGCAACTACTCTCTCTGTCAAAACGATGGAGAACCAAGACAAGATTCAAAGTGTCTTGAACAACAT GAGACTTGCTCTCATCCTCATCGCTGCTGTGATGCTTTTCCTTGCATTTATTGGATTtt TACTCTCTATCTTTGGACTGCAGTGCCTTGTGTATAC GTTGGTGATCCTTGGTTGGATTCTCGTCACCGGTACTTTCATTTTGTGTGGTGTATTTCTGATTCTACACAA CGTTGTGGGGGATACATGTGTTGCAATGGACCAATGGGTGCAGCACCCAACAGCTCACACGGCTCTAGACGATATTCTACCATGCGTTGATAATGCAACCGCAAGAGAAACATTGACTCAGACGAAGCTTGTGACATACCAGTTGGTTAACCTTCTTGACTCTGCCATCAACACAATGACCAACAGGAACTTCCCACCTCAAGCCCGTCCCTTTTACTACAACCAGTCTGGTCCCTTAATGCCCCTGCTCTGTAATCCATTCAATGCTGATCTCTCTGACCACCAGTGCCAACCCGGTGAGGTCCATCTTAGCAATGCTACAGAG GTATGGAAGAATTACACATGTCAAATTATAACAGTGGGAACATGTAGCACGCAGGGACGCATGACACCAAAGCTTTACACCCAGATGGCTGCAGCAGTTAACGTAAGCTATGGTCTGTACAAGTACGGTCCATTCTTGGCAGATCTGCGAGGGTGTAACTTCGTGAGGTCCACATTCACTGATATAGAGAGGGATCATTGCCCCGGACTGAAGAGATACACGCGGTGGATCTATGTCGGTCTTATGTTGGTCTCTACTGCTGTAATGCTGTCTTTGGTTTTTTGGGTTATATACGCTCGAGAGAGGAGGCACCGGGTTTACACAAAAGACTACATTGCTACGCATTCTGAAGCTCCACGGGACAAGGGTCCGGAGTGA
- the LOC103860360 gene encoding triphosphate tunnel metalloenzyme 3: MEVEVKLRLLTAAAHLRLTTLLTPFHLKTLHQRNLFFDTPQNDLSLRRAVLRLRFLHNTSQQQRCVLSLKAKPTLANGISRVEEDEEEIDAGLGGECVDSPWKLSDLGSRVLKRVREEYGFKDFQGFVCLGGFENVRNVYEWRGVTLEVDETKFGFGNCYEIECETEEPERAKSMIEEFLSANNIEFKDSDMTKFAVFRSGKLP, translated from the coding sequence ATGGAAGTCGAAGTCAAGCTCCGCCTCCTCACCGCCGCCGCTCACCTCCGCCTCACCACTCTCCTCACCCCCTTCCACCTCAAAACCCTCCACCAGCGCAACCTCTTCTTCGACACGCCCCAGAACGACCTCTCCCTCCGCCGCGCCGTCCTCCGCCTCCGCTTCCTCCACAACACATCGCAGCAGCAGCGCTGTGTCCTCTCTCTGAAGGCGAAGCCGACGCTGGCCAACGGGATCAGCCGCGTGGAGGAAGACGAGGAGGAGATCGACGCGGGGTTGGGTGGAGAGTGCGTGGATTCGCCGTGGAAGCTGTCGGATCTTGGATCTAGGGTTTTGAAGAGGGTCAGAGAGGAGTACGGGTTTAAGGATTTTCAGGGGTTTGTGTGTTTGGGAGGGTTCGAGAATGTGAGGAATGTGTATGAGTGGAGAGGCGTGACACTCGAGGTTGATGAGACTAAGTTTGGTTTTGGGAATTGCTATGAGATTGAATGCGAGACTGAGGAGCCCGAACGTGCCAAGTCTATGATCGAAGAGTTTCTTTCTGCGAACAATATTGAGTTTAAGGATTCGGATATGACCAAGTTTGCTGTTTTCCGTTCGGGAAAGCTTCCTTGA
- the LOC103860367 gene encoding protein ALP1-like, with amino-acid sequence MVAAAGNSPATMKSPASGTPAFVNSKKRKSHRNPTNKSEKLLPNDPLLRRLSSAAAATRSFLQTNDLFLPPHQSLRIESLLSSLPIAPSHSTSTTWFHRFVNSASENDDPRWHHCFRMSKPTFSKLLSILSSSSDLPPLPSSSLAATLFRLAHNASYSSLAQRFGFDSVSDASRAFFTVCKLVHEKLGRLDDPKPDYSPRLLPNCCGALGFARFDVDGELLDSLIVQALVDSAGRFADISAGWPSTMKPEAILRQTKLFSVAEEDSRSFLNGAPCELGNGVSVPRYVLGDSRLPLLPWLVTPYSSNDDEEDGFEFNNVARAALRAVEIAFAKVRARWRILDRKWKLEMVEFLPFVVTTGCLLHNFLVDCGDGDLQEECVVVARDDSVMMKDEECEEETRRYEGEEYVGSRRIRDAIAENLSRVASSENL; translated from the coding sequence ATGGTCGCCGCCGCCGGAAACTCACCCGCCACCATGAAATCCCCTGCCAGTGGAACTCCCGCGTTCGTGAATTCCAAAAAACGAAAATCCCACAGAAACCCAACTAATAAATCCGAAAAACTCCTTCCGAATGACCCACTGCTTCGCCGTCTCTCTTCCGCCGCCGCCGCGACCCGTTCCTTTCTCCAAACCAACGATCTCTTCCTCCCTCCACACCAGTCTCTCCGCATCGAATCTCTCCTCTCATCTCTCCCCATCGCTCCTTCCCACTCCACCTCCACCACGTGGTTCCACCGCTTCGTAAACTCCGCCTCAGAAAACGACGATCCTCGCTGGCATCACTGTTTCCGAATGTCGAAGCCGACTTTCTCCAAACTCCTCTCAatcctctcctcctcctccgatcTTCCTCCCCTTCCTTCGTCCTCGCTCGCGGCTACACTCTTCCGCCTCGCTCACAACGCTTCCTACAGCTCCCTTGCTCAACGCTTCGGGTTCGATTCCGTCTCCGACGCTTCCCGCGCCTTCTTCACCGTCTGCAAGCTCGTGCACGAGAAACTAGGGCGACTCGACGATCCCAAACCTGATTATTCGCCTCGATTGCTCCCCAATTGCTGCGGCGCGTTGGGATTCGCGAGGTTCGATGTAGACGGGGAGCTTCTCGATTCGCTGATCGTTCAAGCGTTGGTCGATTCCGCCGGCAGATTCGCGGATATCTCAGCTGGATGGCCGAGCACGATGAAACCGGAAGCGATTCTCCGGCAAACCAAGCTTTTCTCCGTGGCGGAGGAGGATTCTAGAAGCTTCTTGAATGGAGCGCCGTGCGAACTTGGAAACGGTGTATCGGTGCCTCGTTACGTTCTCGGAGATTCTCGTCTTCCTTTGTTGCCGTGGCTTGTGACTCCTTACAGTTCAAacgatgatgaagaagatggtTTTGAATTCAACAACGTGGCTCGCGCTGCGTTGCGTGCCGTTGAGATTGCCTTTGCTAAGGTTCGAGCTCGTTGGCGGATTCTTGATAGGAAGTGGAAACTGGAGATGGTCGAGTTTTTGCCGTTTGTCGTGACTACTGGCTGCTTGTTGCATAACTTTCTTGTGGATTGTGGAGACGGTGATTTGCAGGAAGAGTGTGTGGTGGTGGCTCGTGATGATAGTGTGATGATGAAAGATGAAGAGTGTGAGGAGGAGACGAGGAGGTATGAAGGAGAAGAATATGTTGGGTCGAGAAGGATCAGAGATGCTATTGCGGAGAACCTGAGCCGCGTGGCTTCGTCTGAGAATTTGTAA
- the LOC103860364 gene encoding uncharacterized protein LOC103860364: MDWFSWLSKTDLDPTISYEYGLIFAQKKLKSEDIALFNHNFLKRHGINVAEHRQEILKLSKRETETVSYYHRRPASAKLISVLIKATKSIGNRFNKWLFLVGTAVVEPAKEKQSPEPASRGEAFVSGNNKANNEKAEFQVERLPVIRKKRIAKSGPLDLKHRMQEKTTFPANRSMNLSGPLDRSVQERLVLAYRSPVVSGQLDGNLNERLKLSGPLKGRPPSPSVYVEYSKRDDDTRWATLFHNLKPT, translated from the exons ATGGATTGGTTCTCGTGGCTATCAAAAACCGACCTTGACCCGACCATAAGCTACGAGTACGGACTCATATTCGCCCAGAAGAAGCTCAAGAGTGAAGACATCGCACTTTTCAACCACAATTTTCTCAAGCGACATGGCATTAATGTGGCCGAACACCGCCAAGAGATTCTCAAGCTTTCGAAGAGAGAAACAGAAACAGTTAGCTACTATCACCGTCGTCCAGCCTCGGCCAAACTCATCTCTGTCCTCATTAAGGCGACCAAAAGTATTGGTAACCGCTTTAACAAGTGGCTTTTCCTCGTAGGAACCGCCGTGGTTGAACCGGCGAAGGAGAAGCAGTCGCCAGAACCTGCCAGCCGTGGAGAAGCGTTTGTGAGTG GAAATAATAAAGCTAATAACGAAAAAGCTGAGTTCCAAGTGGAGAGATTGCCTGtgataaggaaaaagaggaTCGCCAAATCTGGACCGTTGGATTTAAAACACCGAATGCAAGAGAAAACAACATTTCCAGCTAACCGGAGCATGAACCTATCCGGACCGTTGGATCGAAGTGTCCAAGAAAGACTCGTATTAGCATACAGAAGTCCTGTTGTGTCGGGACAGTTAGATGGAAACTTAAACGAACGGCTGAAATTATCAGGGCCGTTGAAAGGAAGACCACCGAGCCCAAGTGTGTATGTGGAGTACAGTAAAAGAGATGATGACACACGGTGGGCTACTCTATTTCACAACTTGAAGCCTACATAG
- the LOC103860365 gene encoding serine carboxypeptidase-like 42: MVSCRALTVTMALMVVTVGCNFVKGYPEEDLVVRLPGQPKVEFRQYAGYVNVDSKNGRSLFYYFVEADKQPDTKPLTLWLNGGPGCSSVGGGAFTELGPFYPTGDGRGLRINSMSWNKASNLLFVESPAGVGWSYSNTSSDYNTGDETTASDMVVFLLRWFNKFPELKSRDFFLTGESYAGHYIPQLADAILSYNIHSRGYKFNVKGIAIGNPLLELGMDTSATYDFFWSHGMISDETRGTITTHCDFSNLHNMSKVCNDALKEADTINEYVNNYDVLLDVCYPSIVQQELRLKQMATKISMGVDVCMTYERKFYFNLPEVQQALHANRTRLPYQWSMCSSLVNYRDTDASISMLPILKRIIQNKTPVWIFSGDQDAVVPLLGSRTLVRELAHHLNFKTTLPYRPWFHKDQVGGWVTEYGKLLTFATVRGAAHMVPYAQPSRALHMFSSFVHGRRLPNNTHYSPDE, translated from the exons ATGGTATCATGCCGGGCACTGACGGTGACAATGGCGTTGATGGTGGTCACAGTGGGGTGCAATTTCGTTAAAGGGTATCCGGAAGAAGATCTGGTGGTGAGGCTTCCTGGTCAACCAAAGGTAGAATTCCGACAATATGCTGGATATGTCAATGTGGACTCCAAGAATGGTAGGAGTCTCTTCTACTACTTTGTTGAAGCCGACAAACAACCCGACACCAAACCCTTAACCCTTTGGCTTAACGGag GCCCAGGTTGTTCTTCAGTTGGTGGAGGAGCTTTCACTGAGTTGGGTCCTTTTTACCCAACTGGTGATGGCCGTGGCCTCCGCATCAACTCCATGTCCTGGAACAAAGCCTCAAACCTTCTTTTTGTGGAGTCTCCGGCCGGTGTAGGATGGTCTTACTCCAACACAAGCTCTGATTACAACACCGGAGACGAAACTACTG CAAGCGATATGGTTGTCTTCTTGTTGAGATGGTTCAACAAGTTCCCAGAGTTGAAATCTCGTGACTTCTTCCTCACTGGGGAAAGCTACGCAG GACATTACATACCGCAACTGGCAGATGCTATACTCAGCTACAATATACACTCACGTGGGTATAAGTTCAATGTCAAAGGCATTGCG ATTGGGAATCCACTTCTGGAGCTTGGGATGGACACTTCAGCCACGTACGATTTCTTCTGGTCGCATGGGATGATATCTGATGAAACGAGAGGCACAATCACAACCCACTGTGATTTTTCCAATCTCCATAACATGAGCAAGGTCTGTAATGATGCCCTCAAGGAAGCCGACACTATCAATGAATACGTCAACAACTACGACGTTCTCCTCGACGTATGCTACCCTTCTATTGTCCAGCAAGAGCTGAGACTCAAGCAAATGGCTACTAAGATTAGCATGGGGGTGGATGTTTGTATGACTTACGAGAGAAAGTTCTATTTCAATCTCCCTGAGGTCCAACAAGCTCTTCACGCCAACCGCACTCGTTTACCCTACCAATGGTCTATGTGCAGCAGCCTGGTGAATTACAGAGACACCGACGCGAGCATCAGCATGCTTCCGATTCTTAAGAGAATTATACAGAACAAAACTCCTGTTTGGATCTTCAG tgGAGATCAAGATGCTGTTGTTCCACTTCTTGGTTCAAGAACTCTCGTACGAGAACTTGCTCATCATCTCAACTTCAAGACCACACTTCCCTATAGACCCTGGTTCCACAAAGATCAG GTTGGTGGCTGGGTCACCGAGTATGGAAAGCTATTGACGTTTGCAACGGTGAGAGGGGCGGCTCATATGGTGCCGTATGCGCAGCCTTCACGAGCTCTGCATATGTTCAGTAGCTTTGTGCATGGCCGGAGACTGCCCAACAACACACATTACTCTCCCGATGAATGA
- the LOC117132733 gene encoding uncharacterized protein LOC117132733, which translates to METRESGSEEIEKPRDRDSFMDGSDEIEKPRDRDSVMDGSDEIEKPRDRDSVMDGSDEIEKPRDRDSFMDGSEELEPGVTLNGCNDRDEVIEDETAETQIEAVYESEFENENTKSGKGGKMDEVEDTLGRHLFEIEESVAEFEDEIPTERTAIPDSSDDDSEDEIDLRDKRMRNRKHDKLAVGSSYYTVYEFKEVVLEYALTKGKNIKQDRWDKTKVSFVCGIGGKCKWRLYCSYDKDSQKWLLKTKYKYHSCTPNGKCKLLKSPVIARLFLDKLRQNANLMPEEIQNIIKEKWKIVSTRNQCQRGRLLALRWLEKEYDEQFSHLRGYAEEILFTNNGSTAIVDTYKNKDGKDVFNRFYVCFANLRDTWRGYCRPVIGVDGTFLKVAVKGVLLTAVGHDANNQIYPIAWSVVQSETTENWLWFVQQIKRDLVLKDGSGFVILSDRSKGLKSAVATELPNAEHRKCVKHIVENLKKNHAKKDLLKPMVWDIARSYSTTEFDYNVKKLKAYDLSLYNDVMKEEPRAWSRPFYRLGSCCEDVDNNATESFNSTITKARAKAMVPMLEMIRRQAMKRIAKRNIASHKHDGMRTKYVAKMLTEEKKIADLCTTTPGTRGVFEVTYEENSYSVNTIRHTCSCGKWQISGVPCEHAYGAMIDAGLNADQYVSDFFSTLMWQYTYNLNLEPVRGPRVWMKSGLPLIIAPPEPDMPGRKKKKKQKKFPRIKGKHESPKKKKKKKKEVEKLGRGGRTIHCSKCGEAGHNANGCKIHPKKKKKMSGEEGTSHGQDEVRLTQPTQSQS; encoded by the exons ATGGAGACGAGAGAGTCTGGTTCGGAGGAGATAGAGAAACCACGAGACAGAGACAGCTTCATGGACGGTTCAGACGAGATAGAGAAACCACGAGACAGAGACAGCGTCATGGACGGTTCGGACGAGATAGAGAAACCACGAGACAGAGACAGCGTCATGGACGGTTCGGACGAGATAGAGAAACCACGAGACAGAGACAGCTTCATGGACGGTTCGGAGGAGCTTGAACCTGGAGTTACTTTGAACGGTTGTAATGACAGAGATGAGGTGATCGAGGATGAAACTGCTGAGACACAAATTGAAGCAGTTTATGAAAGTGAGTTTGAGAATGAGAACACCAAGTCTGGTAAAGGAGGTAAGATGGATGAAGTTGAAGATACTTTGGGCAGACACTTGTTTGAGATTGAAGAATCAGTAGCTGAATTTGAGGATGAAATACCGACTGAAAGGACTGCGATTCCAGATAGTTCAGATGATGATTCTGAGGATGAAATTGATTTGCGTGATAAGCGAATGagaaatagaaaacatgataaGTTAGCTGTGGGAAGTAGTTACTACACCGTATATGAGTTCAAAGAGGTTGTCTTAGAGTATGCTTTGACTAAGGGAAAGAACATAAAGCAAGATAGGTGGGATAAGACAAAAGTTTCATTTGTGTGTGGCATCGGTGGGAAGTGTAAGTGGAGGCTTTATTGCTCGTACGATAAGGATAGTCAGAAATGGTTACTGAAGACGAAGTACAAATACCATAGCTGCACACCAAATGGAAAATGCAAGCTTTTGAAGAGTCCAGTGATTGCAAGACTTTTTTTGGATAAGCTAAGGCAAAATGCAAACTTAATGCCTGAAGAAATCCAAAACATCATCAAAGAGAAGTGGAAAATAGTTAGCACAAGGAACCAGTGCCAAAGAGGGAGACTTCTAGCTTTAAGATGGCTTGAAAAGGAGTACGATGAGCAATTTTCTCACCTGCGAGGATATGCAGAAGAGATCCTCTTCACAAACAACGGATCCACAGCCATAGTAGACACCTACAAAAACAAGGACGGTAAAGATGTCTTCAATCGGTTTTATGTATGTTTTGCGAATCTTCGAGACACTTGGAGAGGATATTGTAGGCCAGTTATTGGAGTTGATGGTACATTTTTGAAGGTTGCTGTGAAAGGTGTGTTGCTCACTGCTGTGGGGCATGATGCAAACAATCAAATATATCCCATTGCTTGGTCTGTGGTCCAATCTGAAACAACAGAAAACTGGTTATGGTTTGTCCAACAAATCAAGAGAGACTTAGTTCTGAAAGATGGCAGTGGATTTGTAATACTTTCAGATCGATCTAAGGGGCTGAAGAGTGCTGTTGCGACAGAGTTACCAAATGCTGAGCATAGGAAATGTGTAAAACACATTGTTGAAAACTTGAAGAAAAATCATGCCAAGAAGGATTTGTTGAAACCAATGGTGTGGGACATTGCTCGGAGTTACTCTACAACAGAGTTTGACTACAATGTAAAGAAGTTAAAGGCATACGACTTAAGTTTATACAATGATGTGATGAAGGAGGAACCAAGAGCTTGGTCTAGACCTTTTTATAGACTTGGGAGCTGCTGTGAAGATGTGGATAACAATGCTACCGAGTCTTTCAACTCAACTATCACGAAAGCAAGAGCAAAGGCAATGGTACCGATGCTTGAGATGATAAGAAGACAAGCCATGAAGCGCATCGCCAAACGAAACATAGCCTCACATAAACATGACGGAATGCGTACAAAATATGTAGCTAAGATGCTTacagaagagaagaagattgcGGATTTATGTACAACTACACCTGGTACCCGTGGAGTTTTTGAGGTAACCTATGAGGAAAATTCTTATAGTGTTAACACTATTAGACATACATGTTCTTGTGGTAAGTGGCAAATCAGTGGGGTTCCTTGTGAACATGCTTATGGAGCAATGATTGATGCTGGTTTGAATGCTGATCAGTATGTGTCAGATTTCTTTTCTACACTGATGTGGCAGTACACTTACAACCTCAACCTTGAGCCAGTTAGAGGACCAAGAGTGTGGATGAAATCAGGTTTGCCACTAATAATTGCTCCTCCAGAGCCTGATATGCctggaagaaagaagaagaagaaacaaaagaagtttCCTAGAATAAAAGGCAAACATGAATCacctaagaagaagaagaaaaagaaaaaggaggTTGAAAAGCTTGGTAGAGGTGGTCGCACAATCCATTGTTCGAAGTGTGGTGAGGCTGGTCATAATGCAAACGGTTGTAAGATTCatccaaagaaaaagaaaaagatgagCGGTGAAGAG GGAACTTCTCATGGGCAAGATGAAGTAAGACTTACACAGCCTACGCAGAGTCAGAGCTAG
- the LOC103860359 gene encoding proteasome subunit alpha type-6-B, protein MSRGSGGGYDRHITIFSPEGRLFQVEYAFKAVKASGITSIGVRGKDSVCVVTQKKVPDKLLDESSVSHLFPVTKYLGLLATGMTADSRSLVTQARNEAAEFRFQYGYEMPADILAKWIADKSQVYTQHAYMRPLGVVAMVLGMDEERGPLLYKCDPAGHFYGHKATSAGMKEQEAINFLEKKMKENPAFTYDETVQTAISALQSVLQEDFKATEIEVGVVRADNPIFRCLETEEIEEHLTAISERD, encoded by the exons atgagcAGAGGAAGCGGCGGTGGATACGATCGTCACATCACGATCTTCTCTCCAGAAGGTCGTCTCTTCCAAGTAG AATACGCATTCAAAGCGGTGAAAGCATCTGGAATCACATCGATTGGTGTTCGAGGAAAGGATTCAGTATGCGTCGTTACCCAGAAGAAAGTCCCT GACAAGCTTCTAGATGAGTCAAGCGTATCTCACCTTTTCCCTGTCACTAAGTACCTTGGGTTGTTAGCTACTGGCATGACGGCTGATTCAAGGTCGTTGGTCACGCAAGCAAGGAACGAGGCTGCTGAGTTTAGGTTTCAATATGGTTACGAGATGCCTGCCGACATTCTTGCTAAATG GATTGCAGACAAGTCACAGGTCTACACTCAACATGCTTACATGAGACCTCTTGGCGTAG TTGCGATGGTTCTGGGTATGGATGAAGAGAGAGGACCCCTGCTTTACAAATGTGATCCAGCCGGTCATTTTTACGGTCACAAG GCAACTAGTGCTGGTATGAAAGAGCAAGAAGCAATCAATTTCTTGGAGAAGAAAATGAAAGAGAACCCTGCCTTCACATATGATGAAACGGTGCAG ACTGCCATATCCGCTCTGCAATCAGTTCTTCAAGAAGACTTCAAGGCAACTGAGATTGAG GTGGGAGTTGTGAGAGCTGATAACCCTATTTTCCGTTGCCTGGAAACGGAGGAGATCGAGGAGCATTTGACGGCCATTAGTGAACGCGACTGA